From a single Macrobrachium rosenbergii isolate ZJJX-2024 chromosome 9, ASM4041242v1, whole genome shotgun sequence genomic region:
- the LOC136842039 gene encoding probable serine/threonine-protein kinase clkA, which yields MKPLLILLVYVGVASCQDGSYILDSRGVDAQQGLLPERQLYDNYEAFSDAFRQRSHEMAREYSLDQTVYNDPNPEYTWAYAVDAKSTGDMKSAREERRGDVVVGQYSVMDLMALCTVDYSVAPGTGFQAKVTKERVDGVSSSPVSTYSQQNQYSQYQRQQYNQNQQSYKNQNQEYRSQNQRNNRNDYQNQFQNQQYRYDNRERFQDQQSNRNYFQDQQSNRNYFQNQENYRQNSQNQNTNNFQPKNNEGNYYSSQRYGSNRNYFNKNQYNTQRSLYSRDSNNFQSYAQRNGNTNRQNYNQYSATYNNNQQTQLQRTNNYNQYNRDSTQYTTDRYGNNYYNSQEQNNRYNLNNQNRDSQYNQNQYENQYYNTQQRYNQRQQYNNNNNNNWNRETNYNNPDYYQRSQYQQGSQSQRSQYTREGQYQGSRFSQNQQRSLTQQNSRQNSQFYSRQNFQNQKNYRDNNYSPISVVLA from the exons ATGAAG CCCCTTCTGATCCTGTTGGTTTATGTGGGGGTGGCCTCTTGCCAGGATGGATCCTACATCCTGGATTCCAGAGGCGTCGACGCCCAGCAGGGACTCCTTCCAGAACGGCAGCTCTACGACAACTACGAGGCCTTCTCAGACGCCTTCAGGCAACGATCTCACGAGATGGCCAGGGAGTACAGCTTGGACCAGACTGTTTACAACGACCCT AACCCTGAGTACACCTGGGCTTATGCCGTCGACGCCAAATCGACCGGGGACATGAAGTCTGCCAGAGAAGAGCGTCGAGGCGACGTTGTTGTAGGCCAGTATTCAGTCATGGACCTGATGGCACTCTGCACAGTCGACTACTCAGTCGCTCCAGGCACTGGATTCCAGGCCAAGGTCACCAAGGAAAGGGTTGATGGCGTTTCCAGCAGTCCAGTCTCGACATACAGTCAGCAGAATCAGTATTCACAGTACCAGAGGCAGCAATACAACCAGAATCAACAATCCTACAAGAATCAAAACCAGGAATATCGCTCACAGAATCAGAGAAACAACAGGAATGATTACCAAAATCAGTTCCAGAACCAGCAGTACCGATATGACAACAGAGAACGTTTCCAGGACCAGCAGTCCAATAGGAATTACTTCCAGGATCAGCAGTCTAACAGAAATTACTTCCAGAACCAGGAGAACTACAGACAGAATTCCCAGAATCAAAACACCAATAATTTCCAGCCCAAGAACAACGAGGGAAATTACTATTCCAGTCAGCGTTATGGATCCAACAGGAATTACTTCAACAAAAATCAGTATAATACCCAGAGAAGTTTGTATTCCAGAGATTCAAACAACTTCCAGTCCTATGCTCAACGTAATGGAAACACAAACAGGCAAAATTACAACCAATACAGTGCCACTTACAATAACAACCAACAAACTCAACTCCAGAGAACTAACAACTACAACCAGTACAACAGAGACTCCACACAATACACCACAGATAGGTATGGCAACAACTATTACAACTCTCAGGAACAGAACAACAGGTACAATCTGAACAACCAGAACAGGGACAGCCAATACAACCAAAATCAGTATGAAAATCAGTATTACAACACACAGCAGAGGTACAACCAGAGACAacagtacaacaacaacaacaacaataactggaACAGAGAAACAAACTACAATAACCCTGATTACTACCAGAGGTCACAGTATCAACAAGGCAGTCAGTCCCAGAGGTCACAGTACACCAGAGAAGGCCAGTACCAAGGTTCTCGTTTCTCACAGAACCAGCAGAGAAGCCTGACCCAGCAGAACTCAAGACAGAACTCCCAGTTCTATTCACGACAGAACTTCCAGAATCAAAAGAATTACAGAGACAATAATTACTCTCCCATCAGTGTGGTTCTTGCCTGA